The following are from one region of the Halarsenatibacter silvermanii genome:
- a CDS encoding FAD-dependent oxidoreductase, with product MLLLFALLGVVSIIIAAGPALLEGDIFNGNTVKAGEADFEAAEFDEKHEIIVLGLDPEGIAAAVASARSGRETLLIGERRQPGGLMVQGGLNTIDMNFNPEGDLLTQGLFAEFYHQLEGISFNTSTALRVFRRMIREEEKLSWINQEELQEPVLEDGRIVGIITENKRDGERNYYAAERFIDASQGARLAAQAGVPYIRGMEDIGLSDNFQAATLVFQLDNVNWHEALEHLRADGDPHTGGDHRSLWGFWDEMQTYENRHPDIRVRGLNVGRQSGDRVLINALQIPDVDPFCQESRAEGRLKAFRELEYLVEHIRENVPGFSEVELAGIAEELYIRQDRQIEGIERLDINDAREHRVFDDMIGMGSYPVDIQRTSPEAPNLVLFNPAQYSIPFQALVPEEIDGLLVVGKSASYGSQAHGSARVIPVGMVSGEAAGVAGDISLSGDLNFREMAVDEDKIARLQSELISRGAYLDWEDYSFAGEESWALEGIRFINGLGLIQAGYDNEFGFEEPMPDSEFVSLLETALIRAGPKFGYELDEKIENINFPGKEDRPEHLTKASLSSLLSAARVDLGLSSSMEKVISELLFMDRDTAARVAENDVLTRQASYQILLEFFETIVPELQGR from the coding sequence ATGTTATTGCTTTTTGCACTGCTGGGGGTTGTATCGATCATTATAGCAGCAGGACCGGCACTTTTAGAGGGGGATATTTTTAACGGTAATACAGTCAAAGCTGGAGAAGCTGATTTTGAAGCGGCTGAATTCGATGAAAAGCATGAAATCATTGTACTGGGCCTGGATCCGGAAGGAATAGCGGCTGCAGTGGCCAGCGCCCGCAGCGGCCGGGAAACACTGTTGATTGGTGAACGACGTCAGCCGGGGGGCTTGATGGTCCAGGGAGGTTTAAATACTATAGATATGAATTTTAACCCCGAAGGCGATCTGCTTACACAGGGGCTATTCGCAGAATTTTATCACCAGCTGGAGGGGATATCTTTCAATACTTCCACCGCTCTCAGGGTTTTTAGAAGGATGATTCGGGAGGAAGAAAAGCTCAGCTGGATAAACCAGGAAGAGCTTCAGGAACCTGTGTTAGAAGATGGACGGATTGTGGGCATAATTACAGAGAACAAAAGAGATGGAGAGAGGAATTATTATGCCGCTGAGAGATTTATCGATGCCAGCCAGGGGGCCCGGCTGGCAGCACAGGCTGGCGTCCCTTACATCCGGGGTATGGAAGATATTGGACTTTCCGATAATTTCCAGGCTGCAACCCTGGTATTTCAGCTTGATAATGTAAACTGGCATGAAGCTCTTGAACATCTGCGAGCCGATGGCGATCCTCATACCGGTGGAGATCACAGATCGCTCTGGGGATTCTGGGATGAGATGCAGACCTACGAAAACCGCCATCCCGACATCAGGGTCCGCGGTCTTAATGTGGGCCGACAAAGCGGCGACAGGGTTTTGATAAATGCTCTGCAGATACCTGATGTTGATCCTTTCTGTCAGGAGTCACGGGCAGAGGGCAGGTTAAAAGCCTTTCGTGAGCTGGAATATTTGGTCGAGCATATCAGAGAGAATGTACCCGGTTTTTCAGAGGTTGAGCTAGCTGGAATTGCCGAAGAGCTTTACATTCGTCAGGACCGTCAGATTGAGGGAATAGAGCGACTCGATATAAATGATGCCAGAGAACATCGGGTTTTTGACGACATGATAGGTATGGGGTCCTATCCAGTGGATATACAGAGGACTTCTCCTGAAGCTCCCAATCTGGTGCTTTTTAACCCCGCTCAATACAGCATTCCCTTTCAGGCTTTAGTTCCCGAAGAGATAGATGGGCTGCTGGTTGTTGGCAAGTCTGCCAGTTATGGTTCACAGGCTCACGGTTCTGCCCGGGTTATTCCGGTGGGCATGGTTTCTGGGGAAGCTGCCGGGGTCGCCGGAGATATTTCTCTTTCGGGCGATTTAAATTTTCGCGAGATGGCCGTCGATGAGGACAAAATAGCTCGGCTTCAAAGTGAACTGATCTCACGGGGAGCTTATCTGGATTGGGAAGATTATTCTTTTGCAGGGGAAGAAAGCTGGGCTCTGGAGGGCATCCGCTTCATCAATGGTCTTGGACTAATCCAGGCTGGTTACGATAATGAGTTCGGTTTTGAAGAACCCATGCCCGATTCGGAATTTGTTTCTTTGCTGGAAACAGCCCTGATTAGGGCGGGGCCAAAATTCGGCTATGAATTGGATGAGAAAATTGAAAATATAAATTTTCCCGGGAAAGAAGATAGGCCCGAGCATTTGACTAAAGCTTCATTATCCTCGCTGCTATCCGCAGCTCGAGTAGATCTAGGTCTATCTTCAAGTATGGAAAAAGTGATCTCTGAATTATTGTTTATGGATAGAGATACGGCTGCCAGGGTAGCTGAAAATGATGTTTTGACCCGGCAGGCATCCTATCAAATTTTACTGGAGTTTTTTGAAACTATCGTACCCGAACTGCAGGGGAGGTAA
- the gnd gene encoding phosphogluconate dehydrogenase (NAD(+)-dependent, decarboxylating), which yields MKAGIVGLGKMGKNLALNMMDNGHDVVAYNRTPKKVKNIEEKGAEGAYSLEGLVEKLSPPRVIWVMVPAGDPVHDIITRLSSLLKTGDVIVDGGNSHFKKTLERDQMLGDKGIELVDAGTSGGVTGARHGACMMVGASEDIYEYLEPLIDDITVEDGCIHTGTTGSGHFVKMVHNGIEYGMLEAIGEGFEVLEASDFDLNFEDIARVWNNGSVIESWLIELTKNVFEDRGNLEDIKPVIDSSGEGKWTVEEAIDLGLSVPVLAEALMVRYSTQQDENFGAKLIAALRNQFGGHDVENK from the coding sequence TTGAAAGCTGGAATAGTGGGCTTGGGTAAAATGGGGAAAAATCTGGCCCTGAATATGATGGATAACGGACATGATGTTGTAGCCTATAATCGAACTCCGAAGAAAGTAAAAAACATTGAGGAGAAAGGAGCAGAGGGTGCTTACAGCCTGGAAGGGCTGGTAGAAAAGCTCTCGCCTCCCCGGGTTATCTGGGTGATGGTCCCCGCCGGAGACCCTGTACATGATATAATTACCCGGCTGTCTTCTCTGCTGAAAACAGGAGATGTGATAGTCGATGGTGGAAATTCTCATTTTAAGAAAACCCTGGAGAGAGATCAGATGCTGGGGGATAAAGGTATTGAGCTGGTCGATGCCGGAACATCCGGTGGGGTAACAGGAGCACGACATGGAGCCTGCATGATGGTAGGAGCATCGGAAGATATCTATGAGTACCTGGAACCACTTATTGATGATATCACCGTGGAGGATGGCTGTATTCACACCGGTACAACCGGCAGCGGTCATTTTGTCAAAATGGTCCACAATGGCATCGAATACGGAATGCTGGAGGCTATAGGTGAAGGTTTTGAAGTTCTGGAGGCCAGCGACTTCGATCTGAATTTTGAAGATATAGCCAGGGTCTGGAATAACGGATCAGTGATCGAAAGCTGGCTGATAGAATTGACCAAAAATGTCTTCGAGGACAGAGGAAATCTTGAAGATATCAAACCTGTCATAGACTCTTCCGGCGAGGGCAAATGGACAGTGGAAGAAGCAATAGATTTGGGGCTCTCAGTGCCCGTGCTGGCTGAGGCTCTTATGGTAAGATATAGCACCCAGCAGGATGAAAACTTTGGCGCAAAACTGATAGCAGCTCTCAGAAATCAATTTGGAGGGCATGACGTTGAAAACAAATAA
- the zwf gene encoding glucose-6-phosphate dehydrogenase translates to MKTNKTPENLQLVIFGGTGNLSRSKLFPSLYSLFRRGKLPENLTLLGLGRRYSNESEYLNALSRKAKNVLSNYSKEIWQEFSRDISYQRFDFRSQDCYRNLRKKLKKADDSSASLTSNLIFYLAAAPQHFGTITEFLAKYGLLKSEEESWPRVVFEKPFGYDLDSAVRYNNQVRNFVPEENIYRIDHYLGKQMIQNIFVIRFANALFEPVWNRNHIDNIQIISTEKSGVKKRGRYYDEAGAMRDMMQSHLLQMLAMVTMEPPVDMTPECIRREKIKIFKSLASPNPENIENELVLGQYVSGSIEEKSVQSYQDEPDIRKDSLTETFAALKLQIDSLRWQDVPFYLKTGKRLGEKRAEIIVEFEPSFHPALEKNLNPDNSNILRMTVQPKEGVSLQFNAKKPGKKHKTVPVNMDFCQNCKKNFNSPAAYEEIFTGLFRGDQSLFTHWQEIKHSWQFIDSVKKSAEQADIPIISYDAGTRGPIEADRLLEKDGRVWWDEVKSYENI, encoded by the coding sequence TTGAAAACAAATAAGACACCCGAAAATTTACAGCTAGTTATTTTTGGGGGGACCGGAAATTTAAGCAGGAGCAAATTGTTCCCCAGTCTTTACAGCCTTTTCAGACGGGGTAAACTACCCGAGAATCTGACCCTGCTCGGTCTGGGCAGAAGGTACAGCAATGAATCCGAATATTTGAACGCTCTCTCCCGGAAAGCTAAAAATGTACTGAGCAATTACAGCAAAGAAATCTGGCAGGAATTCAGCCGAGATATTAGCTATCAACGCTTTGATTTTCGCAGCCAGGATTGCTATCGAAATCTGAGAAAAAAGCTTAAAAAAGCTGACGATTCTTCAGCTTCTCTGACCTCAAATCTAATTTTTTATCTGGCAGCTGCTCCCCAGCATTTCGGAACCATCACCGAGTTTCTGGCTAAATACGGACTACTAAAGTCGGAAGAGGAAAGCTGGCCCAGGGTGGTATTTGAAAAACCCTTCGGATATGATCTCGATTCCGCCGTAAGATATAATAATCAGGTCAGAAATTTTGTGCCTGAAGAAAATATTTACAGGATTGATCATTACCTGGGTAAACAGATGATTCAAAACATCTTTGTCATCCGCTTCGCCAATGCTCTTTTTGAACCTGTATGGAATCGGAATCATATCGATAATATTCAAATAATCTCAACAGAAAAAAGTGGAGTTAAAAAACGGGGCAGATATTATGATGAAGCGGGAGCAATGCGCGACATGATGCAGAGTCATCTGCTGCAGATGCTGGCTATGGTGACCATGGAGCCGCCGGTTGATATGACGCCTGAATGCATAAGAAGAGAAAAAATTAAAATTTTTAAATCTCTAGCTTCACCTAATCCTGAAAATATAGAAAATGAACTCGTTCTTGGACAGTATGTTTCTGGCAGCATCGAAGAAAAATCCGTTCAATCATATCAAGATGAACCCGATATAAGAAAAGATTCCCTTACCGAAACTTTTGCAGCTCTCAAACTTCAAATCGACAGTCTCAGATGGCAGGATGTGCCATTTTATCTCAAGACAGGAAAAAGGCTGGGGGAGAAGAGAGCAGAGATAATAGTAGAGTTTGAACCTTCTTTTCATCCCGCTCTGGAAAAAAATCTGAATCCGGACAATTCCAATATTCTGAGAATGACCGTCCAGCCCAAAGAAGGAGTTTCTCTGCAGTTCAACGCAAAAAAACCCGGGAAAAAGCATAAGACAGTTCCGGTAAATATGGATTTTTGCCAGAACTGCAAAAAGAATTTCAATTCACCTGCGGCCTACGAAGAGATTTTTACCGGGCTTTTCCGCGGTGATCAAAGCCTTTTCACCCACTGGCAGGAAATCAAGCACTCCTGGCAGTTCATAGACAGCGTGAAAAAATCAGCAGAACAAGCAGATATCCCGATTATCAGTTATGACGCAGGCACCAGAGGACCGATTGAGGCTGATAGGCTTCTTGAAAAAGATGGAAGAGTATGGTGGGATGAGGTGAAAAGTTATGAAAATATATGA
- a CDS encoding cyclase family protein — translation MKIYDISMTIDSKMPVYKGRKNKKPEFKTISDHKSDTVHESEITLNIHTGTHVDTPLHMLPGGADTTQLEEEFIFSCQVVDLTNVKKKITADDLKFHKVKNSEFILFKTRNSRPGYLKKNPKNFVYVAEGAALKLSEINPEGVGIDALGIERNQPNHPTHRLLLQNSIIILEGLRLNNIPAGSYRLILAPLKLNNLEGAPARALLMTEE, via the coding sequence ATGAAAATATATGATATTTCGATGACTATAGATTCAAAAATGCCGGTTTACAAAGGGAGAAAAAATAAAAAACCTGAGTTCAAAACTATCAGCGATCACAAAAGCGATACCGTCCATGAAAGTGAAATAACACTCAATATTCATACCGGCACCCATGTAGATACACCTCTGCATATGCTTCCCGGCGGAGCTGACACAACACAGCTGGAAGAAGAGTTCATTTTTTCCTGCCAGGTGGTGGATTTGACCAACGTAAAAAAAAAGATAACTGCCGACGATCTAAAATTTCACAAAGTGAAAAATTCCGAGTTTATACTTTTTAAAACCAGAAATTCCAGGCCGGGTTATCTGAAGAAAAACCCCAAAAATTTCGTATATGTCGCGGAGGGTGCAGCTCTAAAACTGAGCGAGATCAATCCTGAAGGCGTGGGAATTGATGCGCTGGGAATCGAAAGAAATCAGCCGAATCATCCCACTCATCGGCTTTTATTACAGAATAGTATTATTATTTTGGAGGGGCTTAGGCTGAATAATATTCCAGCCGGGAGCTACCGACTGATTCTTGCCCCCTTGAAACTCAATAATCTGGAAGGGGCTCCGGCCAGAGCTTTATTAATGACAGAAGAATAA
- a CDS encoding glutathione ABC transporter substrate-binding protein has translation MSRKILILALAAAVVLVMPLAGAVQAQEGGDLDISIGADPESLDPAEANSSPAATVMLHALEGLFDMTPEGEIVPELAEGYEVSDDGLQYDIHLREGIEFHDGAYFDAEAVKFNLERILEEEAPFSFLIDEVESIEVIDDYTVRLETEEPFAPLMAHLSHEFLSMVSPRAAEEYGEELSVNPVGTGPFEFVEWTRGEEVVLEKNEDYWGDNAYLDALKFHIVPEDSTRVVQVETGEVDATMFVPPHEMERLEGVEGVDLVQQSSLRTIYIGMNHQKEPLDDSRVRRALNYAVDSEAIVEQVMEGAGHPSDAPISPDIFGHSGQEVYEYDPEKAQDLLAEAGYEDGFEATFHHPVGRYMMDETIAQAVESQLADVGIDIELQTLEWATYLEFMDVPPEESEHELFMLGWGTVTGDADYGLYALLHSDEWVPYGNNRAYADYPEVDDLLDEARVSTDTEHREELYAESIEKIWENAPWIFLHSEVQINAVDEDVSGLIHHPREQLRATEAYFEE, from the coding sequence ATGAGCAGAAAAATTTTGATTTTGGCCCTGGCAGCTGCAGTGGTTTTGGTTATGCCGCTGGCAGGTGCAGTACAGGCACAGGAAGGCGGAGATCTGGATATCTCAATAGGAGCTGATCCGGAATCTCTCGATCCAGCTGAGGCAAATTCCTCACCCGCAGCCACCGTGATGCTGCATGCTCTTGAGGGCCTTTTTGATATGACCCCCGAGGGCGAAATAGTTCCTGAACTAGCTGAAGGATACGAAGTTTCAGATGATGGACTTCAGTATGATATTCATCTGAGAGAGGGCATTGAATTTCATGATGGAGCTTATTTTGATGCTGAGGCGGTAAAATTCAATTTAGAGCGGATTCTGGAAGAAGAAGCTCCCTTTTCTTTTCTGATCGATGAGGTCGAAAGTATTGAGGTGATCGATGATTATACAGTGAGGTTGGAGACTGAAGAGCCTTTTGCTCCACTGATGGCGCATTTATCTCATGAATTTTTGAGCATGGTCAGCCCCAGAGCTGCTGAAGAGTACGGGGAGGAGTTAAGCGTCAACCCTGTAGGCACCGGCCCCTTCGAATTTGTTGAATGGACGAGGGGAGAAGAGGTGGTTCTGGAGAAAAATGAGGATTACTGGGGCGATAACGCCTATCTGGATGCCTTAAAATTTCACATAGTCCCCGAGGATTCCACCCGGGTTGTTCAGGTAGAAACCGGGGAAGTTGATGCTACAATGTTCGTTCCCCCTCACGAGATGGAAAGGCTGGAAGGAGTAGAGGGTGTCGATCTAGTTCAGCAGTCCAGCCTTAGAACTATTTACATCGGCATGAACCATCAGAAAGAACCTCTGGATGATTCCAGAGTTAGAAGAGCCTTGAATTATGCTGTCGACAGCGAGGCTATAGTGGAGCAGGTGATGGAAGGAGCAGGCCATCCTTCTGACGCTCCAATTTCCCCGGACATATTTGGTCATTCCGGACAGGAAGTTTATGAATACGATCCGGAAAAGGCCCAGGATCTGCTGGCTGAAGCCGGTTACGAAGATGGTTTTGAAGCGACTTTTCATCATCCTGTAGGAAGATACATGATGGATGAGACTATAGCTCAGGCTGTAGAGAGCCAGCTGGCAGATGTGGGAATTGATATAGAACTTCAAACTCTCGAATGGGCTACTTATCTGGAATTTATGGATGTGCCCCCGGAAGAATCAGAACACGAACTTTTCATGCTCGGCTGGGGTACTGTCACGGGCGATGCTGATTATGGACTTTATGCACTCCTGCACTCGGATGAATGGGTGCCCTACGGAAACAACAGAGCCTATGCAGATTATCCTGAGGTGGATGATCTGCTGGATGAAGCCCGGGTTAGTACTGATACAGAACACAGAGAAGAGCTTTATGCTGAATCCATCGAGAAAATCTGGGAAAATGCTCCCTGGATATTCCTGCACAGCGAAGTTCAAATAAATGCAGTAGATGAAGATGTTAGTGGTTTAATTCATCATCCGAGAGAACAGTTGAGAGCCACAGAAGCATATTTTGAGGAGTAA
- a CDS encoding ABC transporter substrate-binding protein has translation MFYTPGKKRMMLLAVLVIVIGLGVVLLPVEEAAADDDRLVVGIPGEPGNLDPQQTVTIYNFVHDMLFAAPMSMGLENDEVLPHGAAEVEPADDLSYIEVTLDPEWQFHSGRNLTAEAFADSLARRIEKSPYAFDWDPLAEKHVDGNTVVLELEEPSPGIYVNMQTSYDGPVDVEAAEEMGADDFDREPIGSGPFKFEEWVEGSHIDMTRFDDYQDSLPFAENNEAFNFSEYRVRFIPEDFTRVEELQAGGVDIIEDVPVEMLPLLEEAPEIEVIEYLEETVAYLDINHTVEPFDDYSVRAALAYAVDREELEMGLDEVIEPVFSIVGPAMMRHHEPTEEMLSQDHHHNPELATELLEEAGWEEDEDGYMTKDGERLEFEMMVDSEHPVERRSGPIMQAQLEEVGMDVSLREYEKAYIDDMQEQGDFEVILNNWTWLDPGGIWPQNLTEGGDYAPWTPTRADDLIAEAGVEPDEERGAEIWGEVSEKVWEDKGIVPLWSNYQYLAHRDNVSGLIVSENGRPYLNDVELE, from the coding sequence TTGTTTTATACACCCGGAAAAAAGAGGATGATGCTGCTGGCAGTTCTCGTTATTGTAATCGGACTGGGTGTTGTTCTGCTGCCCGTCGAAGAGGCTGCAGCAGATGATGACAGGCTGGTAGTTGGTATTCCCGGAGAACCCGGCAATCTGGACCCCCAGCAGACTGTAACCATTTACAATTTTGTCCATGATATGCTATTTGCCGCACCTATGAGCATGGGATTGGAAAATGATGAAGTTCTGCCGCATGGAGCTGCAGAGGTCGAGCCCGCTGATGATTTGAGTTATATTGAGGTAACTCTCGATCCTGAATGGCAGTTTCACAGCGGCAGAAATCTCACTGCCGAAGCTTTCGCCGATTCTCTTGCCCGCAGGATAGAAAAAAGCCCCTATGCCTTTGACTGGGATCCGCTGGCAGAAAAGCATGTCGATGGTAATACCGTTGTACTCGAGCTGGAAGAACCTTCCCCCGGCATATATGTAAATATGCAGACCAGTTACGATGGTCCGGTCGATGTCGAAGCTGCTGAAGAGATGGGAGCTGATGATTTCGACAGAGAACCGATAGGCAGCGGTCCTTTCAAATTCGAGGAATGGGTGGAAGGTTCTCATATAGACATGACCAGATTTGATGATTATCAGGATAGCCTGCCTTTCGCGGAAAATAATGAGGCCTTCAATTTTAGCGAATACAGAGTTCGTTTCATACCTGAAGATTTCACCAGGGTGGAAGAACTTCAGGCCGGTGGCGTCGATATTATCGAAGATGTACCGGTTGAAATGCTTCCTCTGCTGGAAGAGGCGCCTGAGATTGAAGTAATTGAATATCTGGAAGAAACTGTAGCCTATCTCGACATCAATCACACCGTCGAGCCCTTCGATGATTACAGCGTGAGGGCGGCGCTGGCATATGCAGTTGATCGAGAAGAGCTGGAAATGGGCTTGGATGAAGTCATCGAACCCGTCTTCAGTATTGTTGGCCCGGCTATGATGCGCCATCATGAACCCACAGAAGAAATGCTGAGCCAGGATCATCATCATAATCCAGAGCTGGCCACAGAACTGCTCGAGGAGGCTGGCTGGGAAGAAGATGAAGACGGTTATATGACCAAAGATGGTGAACGCCTGGAATTTGAGATGATGGTCGATTCTGAACATCCGGTTGAGAGAAGGTCAGGACCGATCATGCAGGCTCAGCTGGAAGAAGTTGGCATGGATGTGAGTTTGAGAGAATATGAAAAAGCTTATATAGACGATATGCAGGAACAGGGAGATTTTGAAGTGATTCTCAACAACTGGACCTGGCTTGATCCGGGTGGAATCTGGCCGCAGAACCTGACAGAGGGCGGCGATTACGCCCCCTGGACACCAACCCGGGCTGATGATTTGATCGCTGAAGCCGGTGTTGAGCCAGATGAAGAAAGAGGCGCTGAGATATGGGGAGAAGTTTCGGAAAAAGTCTGGGAAGACAAAGGAATCGTACCCCTTTGGAGCAATTATCAGTATCTTGCCCATCGTGATAATGTCAGCGGATTAATTGTATCCGAAAACGGCCGACCCTATCTCAATGATGTAGAACTTGAGTAG
- a CDS encoding ABC transporter permease, which yields MTPNIKGFFKYLWRCLGNRIFAVGFIMVLTVFIVAILAEFLAVQPFQEMDVARTLEPPSGRYPLGTDHYGRCLFSRIIYGSRLALQVGFMIVGITSFIGITLGLMAGLAEGIIDSLITYISDVTWSLPPVVFALAIVMLLGPSLNNVIISLALISWPQLARVVRSKTRSTKTELYIEAAHASGMSTGRMIFRHLLPNILSAIIVLVTLQLPHAIIASTALGFLGLGAQPPAPDWGVMLNEGMDFIRVAPWQSIFPGLALVWTVLGFNLMGVGLRDILDPNIPD from the coding sequence ATGACCCCTAACATAAAAGGCTTTTTTAAATATCTCTGGCGCTGTCTCGGCAACCGGATTTTTGCCGTCGGTTTTATCATGGTTTTAACAGTTTTTATTGTTGCCATTTTAGCAGAATTTTTGGCAGTTCAACCTTTTCAGGAAATGGATGTTGCTCGAACCCTTGAGCCTCCATCAGGACGGTATCCGCTGGGAACCGACCATTATGGTCGCTGTCTTTTTTCCCGGATAATCTATGGATCCCGACTGGCATTACAGGTCGGTTTTATGATTGTGGGAATCACCAGCTTTATCGGCATCACTCTGGGATTGATGGCGGGCCTGGCTGAGGGAATTATTGACAGCTTGATCACTTACATATCTGACGTGACCTGGTCGCTTCCGCCGGTCGTTTTTGCCCTGGCAATAGTCATGCTTTTAGGTCCCAGTCTTAATAACGTAATAATTTCTCTGGCTCTTATATCCTGGCCGCAGCTGGCCAGAGTGGTGCGTTCAAAAACCCGTTCTACAAAAACTGAGCTATATATAGAAGCAGCCCATGCGTCCGGTATGAGTACTGGACGCATGATATTCAGACATCTTCTTCCCAATATTCTTTCAGCAATTATAGTTCTGGTTACCCTTCAGCTTCCCCATGCTATTATTGCCTCTACAGCCCTGGGTTTTTTGGGGCTGGGAGCCCAGCCGCCGGCGCCCGACTGGGGGGTCATGCTCAACGAGGGAATGGATTTTATCAGAGTTGCTCCCTGGCAGTCTATCTTTCCCGGCCTGGCACTGGTTTGGACTGTACTTGGTTTTAACCTGATGGGAGTTGGTCTGAGAGATATTCTTGATCCCAACATACCTGACTGA
- a CDS encoding ABC transporter permease translates to MTQYIIRRILWGILTVITVSVLIFAIVHAMPGDPVRMVADPRLPSEEIEALREQWGLDRPLYEQFFVWFTNILRGDMGTSIQTRQPVNHLISARLFFTLYLTITALILRYTLGIAIGMIVAVKRGGFLDKFLVVGTVVLRSLPDFWLGIILILLFAIRFPIFPVSGYEGPISVILPMLALALPLMATTMRLTRSEVLEVLREQYVRTARAKGLHARTIMLKHVLRNALIPVTVVFFLSIPWLIGGTVVVETVFAWPGMGRLLWQAISSQDLPIVQGIVFIIAVITVISNTLGDIVCAVLDPTIRYD, encoded by the coding sequence ATGACACAGTACATAATTAGAAGGATACTCTGGGGAATACTCACTGTTATAACGGTATCGGTTTTGATATTCGCTATAGTTCATGCCATGCCGGGTGATCCTGTGCGGATGGTTGCCGACCCCCGGCTTCCTTCCGAAGAGATTGAAGCTTTAAGAGAGCAGTGGGGGTTGGACAGACCGCTTTATGAACAGTTTTTTGTTTGGTTTACAAACATTTTGCGCGGTGATATGGGTACTTCTATTCAGACCCGGCAGCCTGTAAATCATTTGATATCAGCCCGGCTTTTCTTTACACTTTATCTCACCATCACAGCTTTGATTTTGCGTTATACACTGGGAATCGCTATAGGAATGATAGTTGCTGTCAAGCGGGGTGGTTTTCTGGATAAGTTTCTGGTGGTGGGAACGGTGGTGCTGCGCTCGCTGCCCGATTTTTGGCTGGGGATAATATTAATTCTTTTGTTTGCTATCAGATTTCCAATATTTCCAGTTTCCGGCTATGAAGGTCCTATATCGGTGATTTTACCGATGCTGGCGCTGGCCCTGCCCCTGATGGCAACCACCATGAGATTGACCAGATCTGAGGTTCTTGAAGTTTTGAGGGAGCAATATGTCAGAACAGCCCGGGCCAAGGGTCTACACGCACGCACAATTATGCTCAAGCACGTTCTGAGAAATGCATTGATTCCGGTAACTGTCGTCTTTTTTCTTTCGATCCCCTGGCTCATAGGAGGCACGGTGGTAGTAGAGACTGTTTTCGCCTGGCCGGGAATGGGTCGACTGCTCTGGCAGGCTATCTCTTCTCAGGATTTGCCGATAGTGCAGGGTATCGTCTTTATAATAGCTGTAATTACCGTTATATCCAATACCCTTGGTGACATTGTCTGTGCTGTTCTGGATCCGACTATTCGTTACGACTGA